Proteins encoded by one window of Aspergillus puulaauensis MK2 DNA, chromosome 4, nearly complete sequence:
- a CDS encoding MFS transporter (COG:G;~EggNog:ENOG410Q1QQ;~InterPro:IPR020846,IPR011701,IPR036259;~PFAM:PF07690;~TransMembrane:12 (o135-163i175-197o203-223i235-257o263-287i294-314o370-394i406-427o447-469i481-503o509-531i543-562o);~go_function: GO:0022857 - transmembrane transporter activity [Evidence IEA];~go_process: GO:0055085 - transmembrane transport [Evidence IEA]), giving the protein MDKELAVTRTDADADIHTPTANEAYSDDTETETDIDIDTDSHTLDHPNSLELSRIETYRLQQKTTVGSTRGPQPRETWLPMGAGKEYPPLLPDPGVFVVEYDSAGDPMHPYNWSLTRRFVLWTWTWPWLGLANEFYRILLVTILSYSTFANSFTSAVFSAAIGAVSSEFHISREAASLGVTLFVLGFAAGPIAWAPMSEVIGRRWPVCIGAFGCGVFTIACATAKDVQTIMLTRFFAGLFAAGPLSVVPAVFADLFAPAQRGIVMSLFCMAVFIGPFAAPFVGGFVAMTLGWRWIMYISAIMVFLGFVLVALWMEETYAPVILVHKAAVLRRQTHNWGIHAKQDEVEVAFVELVRNNFMRPLRMLVTEPILLLVSLYISFVYGLMYALLGAYPVVFQEVYGMNMGVAGLAFIGLIIGELLGGVYILLLQSGYVRKLEANDNQPVPEWRLSPAIVGSVAFSSGLFWFGWCGYRPDIHWMAPVASGLLTGFGIFCIFLQCFNYIVDCYPTLAASTIAANTILRSGVGCAFPLFSRQMMENLGVQWAGTLLGCISAAMIPIPVLFRMYGPWLRRKSTLACASYTKGTKGEV; this is encoded by the exons ATGGACAAGGAACTCGCCGTGACACGgaccgatgccgatgccgatatTCACACTCCCACGGCCAACGAGGCTTACTCCGATGAtaccgagaccgagaccgatatcgacatcgacaccgaCAGTCACACCCTTGACCACCCCAATTCGCTGGAATTGTCGCGCATAGAAACAtaccggctgcagcagaagacAACGGTTGGGTCGACGAGGGGCCCCCAGCCGCGAGAGACATGGCTGCCCATGGGTGCCGGGAAGGAATATCCTCCTTTATTGCCTGATCCAGGGGTATTTGTAGTAGAGTACGATAGCGCAGGAGACCCAATGCATCCGTATAATTGGAGTTTGACTAGACGGTTCGTTCtctggacttggacttggccGTGGCTGGGCCTGGCTAACGAGTTCTACAGGATCCTGCTCGTAACCATTCTGTCGTACAGCACATTCGCCAACTCCTTCACAAGCGCCGTGTTCTCCGCCGCAATTGGAGCCGTCAGTTCAGAGTTCCATATCAGTCGAGAAGCGGCATCGCTCGGCGTGACACTCTTCGTACTCGGTTTCGCCGCAGGCCCTATCGCCTGGGCACCCATGTCCGAAGTCATCGGCCGGCGCTGGCCAGTCTGCATCGGCGCCTTCGGATGCGGCGTCTTCACTATCGCATGCGCAACAGCCAAAGACGTGCAAACGATCATGCTCACCCGGTTCTTCGCCGGCCTATTCGCAGCAGGTCCCTTATCCGTCGTGCCCGCCGTCTTCGCGGACCTATTCGCGCCCGCGCAGCGCGGAATCGTCATGTCGCTTTTCTGCATGGCCGTCTTTATCGGGCCCTTTGCTGCGCCGTTTGTCGGCGGGTTCGTTGCCATGACGCTTGGATGGCGGTGGATCATGTATATCTCGGCCATTATGGTGTTTCTCGGGTTCGTGCTGGTGGCgctgtggatggaggagacTTATGCACCGGTGATTCTGGTCCACAAGGCGGCTGTCCTGCGCCGGCAGACGCATAACTGGGGTATCCACGCGAAGCAGGatgaggtggaggtggcatTTGTTGAGCTCGTGCGGAATAATTTCATGCGGCCGCTGCGTATGCTCGTGACAGAGCCGATTCTGCTGCTTGTCTCGCTTTATATCTCGTTTGTGTACGGGCTGATGTATGCCCTGCTTGGTGCGTACCCGGTTGTCTTCCAGGAGGTTTACGGTATGAATATGGGTGTTGCCGGGCTGGCGTTCATTGGGCTTATTATCGGTGAGCTGCTTGGGGGGGTATACATCCTTCTTTTGCAGAGCGGGTACGTACGCAAGCTCGAGGCGAATGATAACCAGCCCGTTCCGGAGTGGCGTCTGTCTCCGGCTATTGTTGGATCTGTGGCGTTTTCATCTGGGCTTTTCTGGTTTGGGTGGTGTGGATATAGACCTGATATCCACTGGATGGCACCGGTTGCGTCGGGGCTGTTGACGGGGTTCGGCATCTTTTGTATTTTCTTGCAGTGCTTCAACTATATCGTTGACTGCTATCCTACACT AGCCGCGTCAACGATCGCCGCAAACACAATTCTCCGCTCGGGGGTAGGATGCGCGTTTCCCCTGTTCTCTCGACAGATGATGGAGAACCTGGGAGTGCAGTGGGCCGGGACTTTGCTAGGGTGTATCAGTGCAGCGATGATCCCGATTCCTGTGCTGTTCCGGATGTACGGGCCGTGGCTGCGGCGGAAGAGCACGCTGGCCTGTGCTTCGTATACTAAAGGAACTAAAGGAGAGGTTTGA